The Quercus lobata isolate SW786 chromosome 4, ValleyOak3.0 Primary Assembly, whole genome shotgun sequence genome segment TAACATAAAGATACCTAAAACTAGAACCTAAGAGATATTAtctctatttgatttttgtatttgaattcAACTTAGATTATCTGTACAATATCTATCCTTGTTGTATCTTGAATTTACATTAGATATAAATACAGAAAAGCCTTTACCAATTTGTTGGTAATGCagaacaatatttttcttgtgtatttttattaagtttgcacttttttttggaatgaatatgttaaaatcaatgaaaattagttttttgaataaatctattaaaatgatgaaaatttgGATTTCTAGGAGTcaaactacccaaaaaaaaaaaaaaaaaaatcagatttagaGAATTAGTTTGAGATTTTAATcaaattgaagagagagaggaaaaggagAGGTGTGttataaatgcaaaacaaaaaacacaaactctttTTCAATCCTCCAATCTTTTGAGAAGTTGAATTTGCTTTTCTAATTTACAAAATTTCGAACCCTTACTTTTTTTGTCcttgttatgtttattttcgtctaaaaaaaatgttttctaacGGCAAATGGAGAGGTAGGTTACAAAAGACTAATAGAATTAATTTCAAGTGAGCAAAGTGGCAACTTTTGAATCATAGATAGACAAGATGAAAAGGGATTTAACCTCATGTAAGTTTACTGTAATAATAAGACAAGTGAgctacaaattttaattttaacatacgTGATATATAGATTTTAAGACTCACCTTCCCACCCATCCTTGTAATACACTGAAACCctcatttttgtattttgaaaaaaaacttttccatTGATGAGCTGAATGTGTGAACAAAGAGGGAAAATGACGAGTTCAATAATCATTGATGTCTCAATCCAGACCCAAGATTGCGCCGATGGAGGGGAGTATATTTTAGGGAGGAAAGCCGAGCAAGTTTCATGCCTTGGCAAGCCAGCCAGGTTTGAGTTATTTGTGAATTTGTTCTGATGAgagtttgtgatttttgttgttcGTGAGACTTGTGATTGGAGTTagattttgtttcacttttacatgattatcaatttttctttatcaCTCACAATGTCGGTACATTATATTAGAGTTATAGTACAAAATTTCGTATCCACAAATTTTCTCATAAGTAATTTAGAACTCAATAAGTCTataaatttttcacaaattttttcaccAACTATTAAGGTTTCGAAATGAAAATGATATAAAATGAAACGGTGTCACCAGCAGACTCAAATGAGAAACAACTGTCATGAAATTTACTGTGAAAAATGCTTGGTCGGTAACATTACTCTCGTTAGCACTAGGAGCTTTCCAATAACCTTCAAAGAGGGTCCAAAGGAAGATATTTCAAAACAATTCTTTAAAAGGCCGGAAAGGGAATAATCATATTCGTATGGTTGGTACTAGCGGTACTTCCAACCTATGTCAGCCAATCATAAGCATTCACTCTCCTTTGCCGTTTtatctttcctttctttcttggGATTGCGTATTGAAACTTAACCTTTTCCTATGTAACACAACACAACACTCATCTTACAAACAAGactttctctcttctcactaTATCCAAAAATATTCTCAGCCTCAGGTAAGCACTTTGTGCATATGTTGACACTACTTTGTGTCTCTTAATAGTTAATACCATTCTTCCATAATCTGAAGACTACGTTGAAACTGCTTGcattttatagtaaaatataAATCTTTGCTATAGTTTCTCTATTTAGAAGCAGACCcagattttagtttttagctaAAGAATTCTAGACTGAGCAAGTACGTATAATATTCACCTTCTTGGTTGTGGAACAGGCAAAAATGGACACAGCAAAGTTCGATAACAGAAGGACAACTGGGTCAGTTAAAGTAGCCGTAAATTTATATGGAGATAAGGCTCTTGAAGGTAGTCCCTCACTAAAGAAACCCCAGATGGATTTCTCAGAGGTATTTTTCAAAGAACTGTCAAAACCCCATTTCACCATTTACATTTAATTTTATACACTATCATCCATTTGCATTCTCTAACTTAACTTTTTCTTCTGAATTGTTAAAGAAGTCATCTTTAGGAGCAAGAGAAGTCCATATAGCAAGAAGGGACATTGGTAGATACAAAGAGAGCAAGAAGGCTGCTGAGTTAGCAAGAGCTCAAGCGGAATCTGAGCTCTCTAATGCAAAGAAGACAGCGAAAGATCTGTCTGTACTAACTGATGAGTTGAACACAAAGGCAAAGGCACAGATGCAATACGTTGAGATGCTAAAGAAATCTGGAAGTTGTGATGAAAAGGCATTGGCTGGTAGGAACATTGAGAGTTATTATCAGTATGAAGAAGTGATGAGAGAATTGGAATTTGTGAAACGGGAATTGGGTAAGCTTAAGTTTGACATGGCTTATGTTTTGGAAGAGAAATTGAGGATGGCGAAGCAAGTTAAAGCCTCAAGTTCGAAAATGTTGTCTTATCTAAACTCTGTTGAAGCCCTTAAGAAGGAGATTGGGGGTGCCAATGAAGAACAAGTGCTTGTTGAGTTGGCACGGATTGAGGCTTTGAAAGAGTTTGGAGAGATAGAAGCTCAAAGAGTAAAGGAAGCCATTGAATTCTCAGATGCGATGGAGAAAACTAAGCAGAAGATGAAGGATATTTTTGAAGAGATTGACCAATCGAAAGAGCTTGAAGCCAAATTGACCTCGACAATGTCTGATGTTCATGTGTTGCAAAAGGAGCTAAAGCTAGTGAAAGAAAGGAAAGCAAAGGTTCAGAGAAATGATAGCTTGAGCCGTGGCAGTTTTCAAAAAGGGAAAGAATTAGGAACTTCACCTTCATTGCAATCAATTACAGAAGAGTTGGAAGCAGCGAAAAAAGAATTGGCTGTGGTCAGAGAAGAAGGCTTTCAGTTCATGACCTCCATGGATATTATAAGAGATGAACTAAAGCATGTTACAAAAGAGACAGTTCAGTTGAAGAAAACAGAAGAAAAGACTGATTTAACCGTTCAGAATCTCAATTCGAAGCTTCTCAGAGCCAAGTCCAAGTTGGAAGTTGTATCTGCAGCTGAGGAAGAGGCTAAATCAATTTTGTCTAATCTATCCCTCACTCTTGAGCAGCTTAAGACAGAAGCAGAGGctgcaaagaaagaaaaggagcttAATACAGCAGAAACTGCCACCATTAAGGTAGACATTCAAAAAACTGAGTCTGAGATAGACTTGACTGAGGAAAGATTACAGGCTGCCATGGAAAAGCTCGAGGTGGTTAAATCATCAGAATCTTTAGCTCTTGAGAATTTGAGAACTCTTATTGAGAAGACCATGACAGCCAGGGCTTTGGCAACTCAGCATAGTTCCAAGATTACCATTTCAAAGTTTGAATATGAGTATTTAACTGGGCGTGCAGTTCAGGCTGAGGAAATTGCTGATAAAAAGGTTGCAGCTGCTGATGCATGGACTGAAGCTTTAAAGGCCAGTGAGAAGGAAATATTGATGAAGACAGAATTAGCTCAGAGAGAAATCAAAGAGGTAAGGGTGGAGGAAGAACAAGAGTCCTATAGAGCAAGGAGGTCACTCTCTGCAAAGCGAATTGTTGAGGGAGAATTACAAAACCGGAGACAGAAATGTGAGAAGAATCCAGAAGCTGAAAACTTGCAACTAGCATTGCATAGAAAATCTATGAAAAGTAATGCCAGTTTTACTCCATCCAGGCGAGCCAAGTTTCAGAAGTCTGCCTCACCAGCAGCTCGAAAGTCTGCCTCACCAGGCACACGGCATCTTAATTTGTTCactattaagaagaaaaagaaggtaatGCCTAATCTAGCAAAGCTAATTATTGGCAAAAGAAATGACAAGGATCTGAGAGCTGCCTGAAGTTTGGTTGAGATATCAGCACCTGTATTCAGTAGATCACTAGGCAAGTGAGTCCAATAAATCAAACAaggaaaagaatagaaaaaactGTGACATACTTTAACAAATCAGAGCTAATAGTTCAAGTGATGACTTCATAGGGAAGTTCTTGTCTTTAACATTTCATACTTTCACTTTGCTTTACCTCAAAGGAATGAAACTTTTTCTTGAGCGTGAGGGATCCATGTGTAATAATCATGGCCTAGTTTGTCTGGCTCTAATTTATGTCATTGTGGGTTGATCATTTTGAGgcaatttttatataaaagaagacTCTTGTGGCTACTCATAGTGATAAAATTTCCCTGCCAATTTTGGTTATTAGACTTCTAGTATACTCTGTCTTGATGTATGTTAATATATGTAGCTTCAGTTTTTGTATAGGCATCGAGTATGTAGCAGTGCAGTTATTGCTCCAGCATGGTGAAACTCTGTACTTAAACCGATAAAAATTACCCCCTGAAAGAAAACAGTCGAAGCAAGTGGAGCCTGTATAGATGCCATTACCTCACCTCGGTTTTTAACCACAGTTCTTACATTCACTCTCCCAAGTAAGAGGGGGTGCATCATTTGTTGGCCTCCAATATAGTGACTTACCCCCCAGGCCCCCACTAATATACATCCCTGGCGTCACAAAAAGTAGATTAGCAACTGTTACCAATGCAAGTCTGATTTGTTGAGTTAAAAGTTCTGATACTCCCCCATCAATATCCAAAACAATATAGTTTTGAGCAGTGAATCTGAAAAAAGGAATTCGTGAAAGATAAGGATAACTCTATACAAAATAGCACTTTACATCAGATTACTGTGATATCCAAACAGCCACTTAACTAGTATAACCACAATGACAATCTACATTTACAAACCAGTTGTGCGAACTAACAGTAGTATCCAATCTCCTTTCTAACATTGACTAGGAGGTTCCAAACTTCTCAACTTAATATTTGCCTTTCATTTTATACAGGTGCTTAGCCTTCATAGTTCATACAACATTGACAAATTATTGATCTCATCTAATCTACAATTAGCATAAATGATTGTAATCTCATCTGCACTTTTACCTTTTCTGGGCTAAGGTCTTTAGCTATATTCTTACCATGTAATTATTCTTCTTGACTTACACTGTCCACCACAAATCTTGACTTTATCTTCTAACTACCTTTTTATAGTTTCCTTCTATtctgttagggtcatattttctatgtaattgacTAACCATTTGataaaacgcattttacttgtaatttggtagatctaagtTAGGTTTAATATATCAAGTAGTATGTTTTTAaacatatcaagtggtatcTTAAAAGACATGAAggttgatccaagaaacaagtgaagaaaagctatttCCTTAAATCTCAAACAAGCTCAACAGATACTGCTATTGAAGATTAATGAAGAAGCTCGACACAAGATCAATCTATCGAGATCTACAATTTTAGAAAGGTTCATGATGACTTGAATGATTAGGATTTCTCTTCTTACAACCCTAGCcgtatataaggcttattttaaaagtcatcaaaTATGGAAAACAGAGACCTAGAACTCATACATTATGtgagaagctactgcgtttgtGCGCCTTACATTTTTGTAACTaagtgcttcctgatcttcattatttataaagtgaagaattttgcaaccagcaacaatcaatcaagttgctggagttagtcaagTACTGAGATCCGTGCAAAGGAGTTTGTCACAAATTAGAGATTTgtgcaacaaaagaaaaaagtctaTTACAatatcaagtccaattgggtattggagcaaaggttcaattgtaagttgtattttgggataggctaGGGTAGTGATAAGATTCGtcatacttgtaaccgcttgattttttattagtggattcttgggagtagAGACCTAAAATTCATCCGGTGGAGTTTTTGTTTTGCGAGAGgtttttccccatttgtcaacaaataaccatattaatttattttctactacatattagttatttggtgatttgttagtACCCTcacgatttgcatgtaatttgacctaattaattaacttgagtaattgaattaattaaccggggtGAAACTATTTTAACCCAACATATTCAATTGTGAAACTCAATGTCATGATACTCCCACGAGATCTGCATTCCATGATTACCTCTAGGCTTCTACGCACTAACATTGTATTACACGCACCAAAATTTGCCTTAACAAAAAGCCACTAATTAACACACAAGGACACTTCTCATACACGTGAGGACTTTTAACACATTAATAACAACCATCTGATATTGCTGGGAGTCAGTTCTTAGGCCAATTTTGAGAGCTCCACTTAAGATTCTATTAATTTTTCCTTGCATGAAAATTCTTGAATTAGCAGGAGAGAAGCAATTTAAGAGATGGGAGTGATAAAGAGAGTCGAACAGATTAAAACCGTAGAAGATACAAGAAAGGAGGCAAAATAGCATTTGGTGGCTGGACATGCTAGAACCAAAAGAATggcatataaattttttgatactTAAACCAAATAATCAAACTATTTTACATCAATGCCTTTCAGGTTAATTCTTCACCAACAAATATTTCTCATGAAGTTATCTCGGAAATTCAATGTATGTAGCTAGTGTTTGTTGGCTAACTACTAGGGTGAAGGAGCACAAATACATTTCTGAATTTCAGTTGAACCCTTAACACTAGTGTTTGTCTTCACATAACCAATTTGTTCttcttttatagttttaaagtttaaaccaaaaCTAAGAGTAAATGCTCCTGGCCTCTACGCCCTACGGCTCTACCGTCGTGtctaaaacattttctaaacTCAAAGTATGTAATTGAGTATCTGTAACCATACTTTTTGGAACAAGTCAAATGGAAGGAGCATACTGGGTTTTAATACTTAAAAATCGGTTTCTTATGTGGTAAATTGTTTTATtatggaatttttatttatttatctttttctgATATAATATATCATACACAATTTTCATCAATCCATTGTTTTATACCGTATACAATAGTGACCAGTGAAAGGGGGACTAAAGCATCAAACTCATGTAAGTTGTAGTTAGCTCTTCGAGTAAGGGACCTTGGATCAGAGCCAGCCTACACCAAAAAAGAAGCACAGTTAGTATCTTAGTTTGATGGGAAAGAGTAATCATCATGGAGCAATCAAATTGTATCAaacctctatatatatacatatatatatatatatatatatatatttatatatattaaactcaTGGCCTGCTTGTTTAGTTCCTCGAAATTTAAAGCCTAGCAACATATTGCTGGGGCAGAATATGGAACCCATATCTCTAACATGAGCCGGGCTGGGCAGTTCAGGCCATAGAATCCGACATCTGTAGGAAATTCTTAAAGCGTTTGTGATGTGAGTAAGGATAATGAATGAAATCTCTCTCTGAGATTCAAATAATGCTTATTCTCACTTCAGTAAACGTAACAATGTGGTGTTTGCCCATAATTACATCACAAAATGATGTTATTTGAACCAATTCTTCCAATGGTAACTTTTCCTTCAAGTCAGCCTATGATTTGTTACAAGATTGAGAAAGAGGAATTTCACGTGGATAATGGAAACGGATTTGGAATTAAAATgccctaaaaaattaaagaattttatttggCTTGCTTCTCATGATAGACTTACCCAATTCTGAATTTCAGTTACGTTTGCTATACAAATTTGCCATTCAGATACTTGCCAAAGATGTGGACTATTGAGAGAGAGTCCTTAGAAACTATCTCAAATCTAAACTGAAATCTGCTATATAATCCCTAGCAAGTATTTAGAACCCTAAAGCAAGCTTTTTACGGCTTAATCAATTTTACCTTAAACTAAACATATTAGTCCAAGCATAAATGACTTATCCAATTTCCAAACAAAACAAGCTAAACTACACAAAGCATGGCAATATAGTATTGTAAAGGAAATAGATGGAAAGGCAAGCAAACCACACTAAACACCAAAACATGTTTAGGAAGAGGAAAACCCGAGCACtgggcgtaaaacctctctc includes the following:
- the LOC115983589 gene encoding protein PLASTID MOVEMENT IMPAIRED 2-like isoform X2; the encoded protein is MDTAKFDNRRTTGSVKVAVNLYGDKALEGSPSLKKPQMDFSESSLGAREVHIARRDIGRYKESKKAAELARAQAESELSNAKKTAKDLSVLTDELNTKAKAQMQYVEMLKKSGSCDEKALAGRNIESYYQYEEVMRELEFVKRELGKLKFDMAYVLEEKLRMAKQVKASSSKMLSYLNSVEALKKEIGGANEEQVLVELARIEALKEFGEIEAQRVKEAIEFSDAMEKTKQKMKDIFEEIDQSKELEAKLTSTMSDVHVLQKELKLVKERKAKVQRNDSLSRGSFQKGKELGTSPSLQSITEELEAAKKELAVVREEGFQFMTSMDIIRDELKHVTKETVQLKKTEEKTDLTVQNLNSKLLRAKSKLEVVSAAEEEAKSILSNLSLTLEQLKTEAEAAKKEKELNTAETATIKVDIQKTESEIDLTEERLQAAMEKLEVVKSSESLALENLRTLIEKTMTARALATQHSSKITISKFEYEYLTGRAVQAEEIADKKVAAADAWTEALKASEKEILMKTELAQREIKEVRVEEEQESYRARRSLSAKRIVEGELQNRRQKCEKNPEAENLQLALHRKSMKSNASFTPSRRAKFQKSASPAARKSASPGTRHLNLFTIKKKKKVMPNLAKLIIGKRNDKDLRAA
- the LOC115983589 gene encoding protein PLASTID MOVEMENT IMPAIRED 2-like isoform X1, whose product is MDTAKFDNRRTTGSVKVAVNLYGDKALEGSPSLKKPQMDFSEKSSLGAREVHIARRDIGRYKESKKAAELARAQAESELSNAKKTAKDLSVLTDELNTKAKAQMQYVEMLKKSGSCDEKALAGRNIESYYQYEEVMRELEFVKRELGKLKFDMAYVLEEKLRMAKQVKASSSKMLSYLNSVEALKKEIGGANEEQVLVELARIEALKEFGEIEAQRVKEAIEFSDAMEKTKQKMKDIFEEIDQSKELEAKLTSTMSDVHVLQKELKLVKERKAKVQRNDSLSRGSFQKGKELGTSPSLQSITEELEAAKKELAVVREEGFQFMTSMDIIRDELKHVTKETVQLKKTEEKTDLTVQNLNSKLLRAKSKLEVVSAAEEEAKSILSNLSLTLEQLKTEAEAAKKEKELNTAETATIKVDIQKTESEIDLTEERLQAAMEKLEVVKSSESLALENLRTLIEKTMTARALATQHSSKITISKFEYEYLTGRAVQAEEIADKKVAAADAWTEALKASEKEILMKTELAQREIKEVRVEEEQESYRARRSLSAKRIVEGELQNRRQKCEKNPEAENLQLALHRKSMKSNASFTPSRRAKFQKSASPAARKSASPGTRHLNLFTIKKKKKVMPNLAKLIIGKRNDKDLRAA